A genomic stretch from Saccharomyces paradoxus chromosome XVI, complete sequence includes:
- the YME1 gene encoding i-AAA protease YME1 (Catalytic subunit of the i-AAA protease complex~similar to YPR024W): MNVSRILVSPTVTANVLRIFAPRLPQIGASLLVQKKWALRSKKFSRFYSQKVNDEMPSKKGVDSTGKAPDKSTTSSIDNAPPPPPPNTNDKTKQANVAVSHAMLATREQEANKDLTSPDAQAAFYKLLLQSNYPQYVVSRFETPGIASSPECMELYMEALQRIGRHSEADAVRQNLLTASSAGAVNPSLASSSSNQSGYHGNFPSMYSPLYGSRKEPLHVVVSESTFTVISRWVKWLLVFGVLTYSFSEGFKYITENTTLLKSSEVADKSVDVAKTNVKFDDVCGCDEARAELEEIVDFLKDPTKYESLGGKLPKGVLLTGPPGTGKTLLARATAGEAGVDFFFMSGSEFDEVYVGVGAKRIRDLFAQARSRAPAIIFIDELDAIGGKRNPKDQAYAKQTLNQLLVELDGFSQTSGIIIIGATNFPEALDKALTRPGRFDKVVNVDLPDVRGRADILKHHMKKITLADNVDPTIIARGTPGLSGAELANLVNQAAVYACQKNAVSVDMSHFEWAKDKILMGAERKTMVLTDAARKATAFHEAGHAIMAKYTNGATPLYKATILPRGRALGITFQLPEMDKVDITKRECQARLDVCMGGKIAEELIYGKDNTTSGCGSDLQSATGTARAMVTQYGMSDDVGPVNLSENWESWSNKIRDIADNEVIELLKGSEERARRLLTKKNVELHRLAQGLIEYETLDAHEIEQVCKGEKLDKLKTSTNTVVEGPDSDERKDVGDDKPKIPTMLNA; the protein is encoded by the coding sequence GCtagttcaaaaaaaatgggcCTTAAGATCAAAGAAGTTTTCTCGTTTCTATTCCCAAAAGGTTAACGATGAAATGCCTTCAAAGAAAGGAGTGGATAGTACCGGAAAGGCGCCCGATAAATCTACAACTTCTTCGATTGACAATGCCCCACCACCACCGCCACCGAACACTAATGATAAAACCAAACAGGCGAATGTAGCTGTGTCGCACGCCATGCTGGCAACTAGGGAACAAGAGGCTAACAAAGACTTAACTAGTCCTGATGCACAAGCAGCTTTTTACAAGCTTCTCTTACAATCAAACTACCCCCAATACGTAGTGTCCAGATTTGAGACCCCTGGTATTGCATCATCACCTGAATGTATGGAACTGTACATGGAGGCCTTGCAAAGGATAGGCAGACACTCGGAAGCTGATGCCGTTAGACAGAATTTATTAACAGCCAGTTCTGCTGGGGCAGTTAACCCATCATTGgcgtcatcttcatcgaaTCAGTCAGGTTATCATGGTAACTTTCCATCAATGTATTCTCCACTTTATGGGTCTCGAAAAGAACCACTGCATGTTGTCGTATCTGAATCAACCTTTACTGTCATATCAAGATGGGTAAAATGGCTGCTAGTTTTTGGTGTCTTGACCTACTCTTTCTCTGAAGGTTTTAAATATATCACAGAAAATACAACACTACTGAAATCATCAGAAGTAGCCGACAAGTCTGTTGATGTTGCCAAGACAAATGTCAAATTTGATGATGTATGCGGTTGTGATGAGGCCCGTGcagaattggaagaaattgttgATTTCCTGAAGGATCCAACCAAGTACGAGTCCTTGGGTGGTAAATTACCAAAGGGTGTACTATTGACCGGACCTCCTGGTACAGGTAAAACTTTATTGGCCAGAGCCACTGCCGGTGAGGCTGGTGtagatttcttctttatgTCAGGTtctgaatttgatgaagttTACGTCGGTGTTGGTGCTAAGCGTATCCGTGATTTGTTCGCTCAGGCACGTTCTCGTGCCCCAgccattatttttattgatgaattagACGCTATCGGTGGTAAACGTAATCCAAAGGACCAAGCTTATGCTAAGCAAACGTTGAATCAGTTATTGGTCGAGTTAGATGGTTTCTCGCAAACAAGTggaattattattattggtgCCACCAATTTCCCTGAGGCTTTAGATAAGGCGTTAACTAGACCAGGTAGATTTGACAAGGTCGTGAATGTGGATTTGCCAGATGTTCGTGGTCGTgctgatattttgaagcaTCACATGAAGAAGATCACATTGGCAGATAATGTAGATCCAACTATTATTGCACGTGGTACCCCAGGCTTATCAGGTGCAGAGCTGGCAAATTTAGTCAACCAAGCAGCAGTGTATGCTTGTCAGAAGAATGCAGTCTCCGTTGATATGTCGCACTTTGAGTGGGCTAAGGATAAAATCTTGATGGGTGCTGAGAGAAAAACTATGGTTTTAACAGATGCAGCTAGAAAGGCCACTGCTTTTCACGAAGCTGGACATGCCATCATGGCCAAATATACCAATGGTGCTACACCCCTATACAAGGCTACGATATTGCCCAGGGGTAGAGCACTAGGTATTACTTTCCAATTGCCAGAAATGGATAAGGTCGACATCACCAAAAGAGAGTGTCAAGCTAGGCTGGACGTGTGCATGGGGGGGAAAATTGCCGAAGAATTAATTTATGGTAAAGATAACACCACAAGTGGTTGTGGGTCCGACTTGCAAAGCGCTACCGGCACAGCAAGGGCTATGGTTACTCAATATGGTATGAGTGATGATGTGGGGCCTGTTAATTTGTCAGAAAATTGGGAATCTTGGTCTAATAAGATCCGTGATATTGCTGATAACGAAGTGATTGAACTTTTGAAGGGCTCCGAGGAAAGAGCAAGAAGGTTATTGACtaagaaaaatgttgaGCTTCACAGACTTGCACAGGGTCTTATTGAATACGAGACACTAGATGCTCATGAAATCGAACAAGTTTGTAAGGGTGAAAAGCTGGACAAACTTAAAACCTCCACCAATACGGTTGTGGAAGGTCCGGATAGTGACGAACGTAAAGATGTAGGAGATGATAAGCCCAAAATTCCTACAATGTTAAATGCATGA
- the CCL1 gene encoding TFIIH complex kinase subunit CCL1 (Cyclin associated with protein kinase Kin28p~similar to YPR025C): MTDVQVDENSTSNSTSAGMAAKGKETELKSTAESNKPPNYKRISDDDLYRHSSQYRMWSYTRDQLQEKRIDTNARAIAYIEENLLKFRETHDLTEEEIKVLEAKAIPLTMEEELDLVNFYAKKVQVIAQHLNLPTEVVATAISFFRRFFLENSVMQIDPKSIVHTTIFLACKSENYFISVDSFAQKAKSTRESILKFEFKLLESLKFSLLNHHPYKPLHGFFLDIQNVLYGKVDLNYMGQIYDRCKKRITAALLTDVVYFYTPPQITLATLLIEDEALVTRYLETKFPGSEDGQESVPGNGKEEAQDDPNTTEKSKEKNTENEKHPIDSSKLLGIIRECKSIIEESKPLGTEEAKKIAAKNYYCQNPSTLIQKLKRKMNGEDTSTAEKRQKL; this comes from the coding sequence ATGACGGATGTTCAAGTAGATGAAAATAGTACATCAAATTCTACTTCTGCGGGCATGGCagcaaaaggaaaagagacAGAATTGAAATCGACTGCTGAGAGTAATAAGCCACCAAACTACAAGAGGAtttctgatgatgatttatATAGGCACTCTTCCCAGTACAGAATGTGGTCGTACACTAGAGACCAACTTCAGGAGAAAAGGATAGACACTAATGCCCGAGCGATTGCCTACATTGaggaaaatttattgaaatttagAGAAACGCATGATCTAAcagaggaagaaataaaagtaCTAGAAGCAAAAGCTATACCTTTAACAATGGAAGAAGAGCTTGATTTGGTGAATTTTTACGCAAAAAAAGTCCAAGTGATAGCCCAGCATCTAAATTTGCCAACTGAGGTAGTGGCTACCGcaatatctttttttagacGGTTCTTTCTAGAAAACTCTGTTATGCAGATAGATCCTAAAAGTATTGTACATACAACAATCTTTTTAGCCTGTAAATCGGAAAATTATTTCATTAGTGTAGATTCATTTGCTCAAAAAGCTAAATCTACTAGAGAAAGTATCCTCAAATTCGAGTTTAAGTTGTTAGAATCgttaaaattttcactGTTGAATCATCATCCTTACAAACCGCTTCATGGGTTTTTTTTAGATATCCAGAATGTCCTTTATGGTAAGGTCGATTTAAACTACATGGGTCAAATATATGATAGGTGTAAGAAGAGAATTACTGCCGCATTATTAACCGATGTCGTATATTTCTATACTCCACCTCAAATAACGCTAGCGACATTATTGATTGAGGATGAAGCTTTGGTCACAAGGTATTTAGAAACGAAATTTCCCGGTAGTGAAGATGGCCAAGAATCAGTACCAGGAAacggaaaagaagaagcacaAGATGATCCTAATACAACAGAGAAAagcaaagagaaaaatacaGAGAACGAAAAACATCCGATAGATTCTTCGAAATTGCTAGGCATAATACGCGAATGTAAAAGCATTATTGAAGAATCCAAACCCCTGGGCACTGAAGAAGCCAAGAAAATTGcagcaaaaaattattattgtcaAAATCCATCAACCCTGATtcagaaattaaaaagaaaaatgaatggAGAAGACACTTCCACTGCTGAGAAAAGGCAGAAATTATAA